Below is a genomic region from Actinomadura sp. NAK00032.
CGGTCGCCGAGGTCGGGCTGGCCGTCGCGATCGGCGTCCTGATCGACACCCTCCTCGTCCGGTCGCTCCAAGTGCCCGCTCTGGTCAGCTGGCTCGGCGACCGGACATGGTGGCCCGGGAAGCGTGCATGACCTGCGCTGACGGGCACCGGGGCGGCATTGCGGCGCCGAAGGCCGGCCGGCGGAAGGGGGCGGGCCCGCGAACCGCGTCCCAAGACGGGCGAACTCTCTGTAGAACAGTAGCGTCTATTTGTAGGCGAACCGCCCCATGCCCCGCCACGTTGGAGACTCACCACCATGACCATGCGCCTCACACCGGGCACGGCCGTACCGGATCCCGGCATCGCGGCCGGGGAGGGAGCCGCGTGAGCGGTGTCGCGCCGGTACGGGCGGGCGACCCGGAGCGGCTCGGCCGGTACCGCGTCACCGGACGGCTCGGCGGCGGCGGGATGGGCACGGTGTTCCTCGCCCTGTCGCCGGGCGGGCGCGCGGTCGCGGTGAAGGTCGTGCGGGTCGAGCTGGCGGACGACCCCGGATTCCGGCGCCGGTTCGTCCGGGAGGTCGAGGCGGCCCGCCAGGTGAGCGGCTTCTTCACCGCCGCCGTGGTCGACGCCGACTCCGAGGGGACGCCGCCGTGGCTGGCCACCGAGTACGTGCCCGGGATCTCGCTGGAGGCGGCGGTGGCCGCGCACGGCGCCTGGCCGGAGGGCACGGTGCTCGCGCTGGGCGCCGCGCTGGCGGAGGCGCTGGAGAGCGTCCACGCGGCGGGTGTGGTGCACCGCGACCTGAAGCCGTCGAACGTGCTGCTGGCGGCGGACGGCCCGCGCGTCATCGACTTCGGGATCGCGCGGGCCGCCGAGACCACCGAGCTCACCGAGACGGGCATGGTCGTCGGCACGCCCGGCTTCATCGCGCCCGAGCAGCTCGTGGCCGACGAGGTCACCGCCGCCGGCGACGTCTTCGCCCTCGGCGCCGTGCTGGTGTTCGCGGCGACCGGCACCGGCCCGTTCGGGGCCGGGCACGCGCACGCCCTGAACTACCGGGTCGTCCACGAGGAACCGGACCTGACCGGTGTGCCGCCCGCGCTGGCGGACGTCGCCGCCCGCTGCCTGGCCAGGGACCCCGCCCGGCGCCCCACCGTCCCCGACCTGGTCGGCGAGCTGAGCCGCCTGGCGGGGGCCGGGGAGGCCGCCGGCTTCTTCACGGAGGCGGGCTGGCTGCCCGCTCCGGTGGCGGCGGAGGTGCTCCGCGTCCGGTCCGCGCCGCTCGGCGGCTTCGTCCCGCCCGTTCCGGTGGGACGGACGCGGGCGCCCGGCCCCGCCCGGCTCCGGATCCTGGCCGCTGCGGCCGCCGCAGCGGCGGTCGTGCTCGTCATCGCGGCGGTCGTCCTGGCCGTCCGGCTGTCCGACGATGGCGAGGCCGAGGCGTCCGGGCCACCGCAGCGCAAGGAGCTGTGGACCTTCCCCTTGGAGGAGGGCATGCACCTGGTGCAGGTGATCGGCGGGACGGCGTACGTCGACGACCAGAAGGGCGGCCTGTACGCCCTGGACACCGAGAACGGCCGGGTGCGCTGGAAGTACGCGCACCCGCTGGACGAGGACGTCCCGACGGGCCCGCTGTTCCTCGGCGCCACCGAATCGATCGTG
It encodes:
- a CDS encoding PQQ-binding-like beta-propeller repeat protein, producing MSGVAPVRAGDPERLGRYRVTGRLGGGGMGTVFLALSPGGRAVAVKVVRVELADDPGFRRRFVREVEAARQVSGFFTAAVVDADSEGTPPWLATEYVPGISLEAAVAAHGAWPEGTVLALGAALAEALESVHAAGVVHRDLKPSNVLLAADGPRVIDFGIARAAETTELTETGMVVGTPGFIAPEQLVADEVTAAGDVFALGAVLVFAATGTGPFGAGHAHALNYRVVHEEPDLTGVPPALADVAARCLARDPARRPTVPDLVGELSRLAGAGEAAGFFTEAGWLPAPVAAEVLRVRSAPLGGFVPPVPVGRTRAPGPARLRILAAAAAAAAVVLVIAAVVLAVRLSDDGEAEASGPPQRKELWTFPLEEGMHLVQVIGGTAYVDDQKGGLYALDTENGRVRWKYAHPLDEDVPTGPLFLGATESIVYYGAGEYTYARDAGSGAELWKWKDHGIHPSVETVGERAYVSEVRLIARDARTGREIWRNAYDGFSKRRPAASGGVVFAVVSDGTLRAVDAENGADLWRLKVGDQMETSPIAVNGTVYYGVRDGSLHAVNAATGRYAWKQGFEGASWDPAIVGGAGAPIVEDGVVYFENDGYVCAFDAATGKPLWRHKPGVDEADLLSVKNGTVLFSDGSDEGAGNIYALDARNGTRLWKEHVGGSLSLIEGRLYVEGDEALRVYSDAG